CCGCACCCGCGGACTCCATCCTCGCGACCTCCCGCCCCAGGTCGGCGAAGTCGGCCGACAGCAGGGACGGGGCCACCGCCGTGCCGTGTTCAGCGCGTCGCGACCACCAGTTCAACGATCTCTCCCCTGAGGATGCGCGTCCCCGGTTCCGGTTTCTGGCGCACGATGGTCTGCGCCGGCGTGCCCGCGTCGCGGACGTGGCGCAGCGGCGCGAGGATGCAGCCGGACCCGTCGACGGCGCTGCGGGCCGCCGACAGCGTCCGTCCCTTGAGGTCGGGCATCAGGAAGGCGGGCGCTTCCGCCTGGTCGACCATCACCACATCCACGGTCACGCCCTTGCGGCTCCCGGTGCCCGCTTCGGGGTACTGCAGCGCCACGGTCGACGGCGCACCCTCGAGCCCGCGCGCGCGCAGGGTGCGGCCGGCCCGGAATCCGCTGCGCTGGAGGGTGGCCGCGGCCTGTTGCACGTTGAGGCCGTCGAGGGCGGGCACCGCGCCGGTGGGCGGGCCGCTACTGAGCACCAGGCCCACCGCCCTCCCCTTGCGCACCGGCTGTCCGGGGGCCGGGTGCTGGTCGACGACGTTGCCGACCGGTTGCCGGGCGTGCGCCTCGCTGCGCACGACTTCGACCTCGAGGCCGGCGCCGGCGGCGGTCCGGCGCGCCTGCGCCAGGGTCTGCTCGCGCAGGTCCGGCACGCGCACTTCGGCGTGGCGATGGATCAGCTGCGGGACGATGAGGTAGTTGCTCAGGGCGAGGCCAACGGCGCCGGCGACGCCGAGGCTGGCGAGCAGCAACAAGAATTGCCAGAACTTCACGATGCATCCCTCCGCCGCGACAGTCGGGCCGCGAAGAAGCCGTCCGCGCCCTCGCGCTGGGGCAGCCAGGTCCGCGCCCACTCCCCGTCCGCGCGCCACGGGCAGGGCGCCAGCGACGGTTCCGCCGCCAGGACCGCCTCCAGA
This is a stretch of genomic DNA from bacterium. It encodes these proteins:
- a CDS encoding PASTA domain-containing protein, which codes for MKFWQFLLLLASLGVAGAVGLALSNYLIVPQLIHRHAEVRVPDLREQTLAQARRTAAGAGLEVEVVRSEAHARQPVGNVVDQHPAPGQPVRKGRAVGLVLSSGPPTGAVPALDGLNVQQAAATLQRSGFRAGRTLRARGLEGAPSTVALQYPEAGTGSRKGVTVDVVMVDQAEAPAFLMPDLKGRTLSAARSAVDGSGCILAPLRHVRDAGTPAQTIVRQKPEPGTRILRGEIVELVVATR